One Nitrospirae bacterium YQR-1 genomic window carries:
- a CDS encoding DUF4384 domain-containing protein, which yields MKYLYLTLILCLLTIFHPLITHGASRDLVFEESEPPPAQTTQKKGGSGRKNNVNLAIKTIIELERNGKKTRVPYTYDFKAGDKVRFIYSVNIDGYACWLIQGSSGRPNILFPTEKTGMDSRIKRNQEYTIPVNGSFKFDDNQGVESIFFHLYKEKPTEVCGGAPTAADSSANQRTSRDLVFEEDTNSNTGVSTSSQTAPDYSQPLVVNYNLKHK from the coding sequence ATGAAATATTTGTACCTAACACTTATTTTATGTTTGTTAACAATATTTCACCCTTTAATAACACACGGGGCCAGCCGTGACCTTGTCTTTGAAGAGAGTGAACCGCCACCTGCGCAAACAACACAAAAAAAGGGTGGCAGTGGACGCAAGAATAACGTAAACTTAGCGATTAAAACCATCATTGAGCTTGAACGTAACGGTAAGAAAACCCGGGTACCATATACTTATGATTTTAAAGCTGGTGATAAAGTAAGGTTTATTTACAGCGTAAATATCGATGGTTATGCCTGTTGGCTAATTCAGGGCTCCTCCGGCAGACCAAACATATTGTTTCCAACTGAAAAAACAGGCATGGATAGTAGAATCAAAAGAAATCAGGAATATACAATTCCTGTAAACGGATCTTTTAAATTTGATGACAACCAGGGTGTGGAAAGTATTTTTTTTCATCTTTATAAAGAAAAACCTACAGAAGTTTGTGGTGGTGCACCCACAGCTGCTGATTCAAGCGCAAACCAGCGTACATCGAGAGACCTCGTCTTTGAAGAGGACACCAACAGCAACACAGGGGTTTCCACCAGTTCTCAGACGGCACCGGATTATAGCCAACCCTTGGTGGTTAACTACAACTTAAAACATAAATAA
- a CDS encoding S8 family serine peptidase, whose amino-acid sequence METKTRILILKLKNLRPVLLYGQPVYSYYAQIKEVLSEYLGSDLAGLFTEPVISREALRGDVDAMWFSDYIQKAVPLSSLSTERQDEAKLVLYNLTENLNNLSDVLKESERDDLKKLGDLLPHAMEIPGLDYVYVGENGKICLVCWGFKSDEPQRRDFKLFKTLQEAHSESALKLEKTVQQQSAEKTTDDSTAHDKPAFEKESNTGYKETDYAPQPQPSLLPPPPLYQESKIRKYLLWGGLVLMLLLILFLIWWFFLRMPEIKFGMRPADPSKVGIDANDPFKRKIVTNRLTVMLKDGVMPEEFSKKFLKKYPAKNFRFIGKLPDFNLLQAEVLQDEREVWKKRLEESPDVKSVTYDYVTGFKYQPNDPGFKEGQEKSWEFADIKAYEAWDITKGSQGIVIAIIDAGFDLKHTEFHDKITNPIDFITGSNEIPVIRNAKNEPETHGTHVSGIAGALADNGAGVSGICPNCKLMPINIAQSNGLISSVAIKYGIYHAIKKGVSVINISLGSIVDDALKGGTVAQKIETAVKISQTSSYQGEMDIMNYIYKYAAEKGVVIVTAAGNDNMPIKVDTGKQSPDAIVVTASDQSDVKAPFSNFGDLNSISAPGVKIYNSVLDNKYDALSGTSMASPIVAGAVALIKSVNKNLTTAQIREILIKTGKPLSNSADPEYVGPLIQLDAALKEAQQPASNDNCRVETEKLKKEIAELREQLDNCSRQGKVKDDTLIIPKTPTNDFKFAEGHWRASNDIISSITKEPVALRYYFSHTGSGTLNLTEENGTKCAANVSLSFEGNNLLISQSENARCDRGNRFYVPVNVICQSTDNQSAQCEAKNAGDKPFSFSLYREN is encoded by the coding sequence ATGGAAACAAAAACAAGGATATTGATCTTAAAACTTAAAAATCTGAGACCGGTTTTGTTATACGGCCAACCGGTATATTCATACTATGCTCAGATAAAAGAAGTTCTGTCGGAATACTTAGGCAGCGACCTTGCAGGACTTTTCACTGAGCCGGTTATCTCCAGAGAGGCACTGCGGGGTGACGTTGACGCCATGTGGTTTTCCGATTATATACAAAAAGCGGTACCACTAAGCTCTCTTTCAACAGAGCGGCAGGATGAGGCTAAGCTAGTTTTATATAACCTTACAGAGAATCTAAACAACCTTTCTGATGTTTTAAAGGAAAGTGAAAGAGATGATTTAAAAAAGCTCGGTGATTTATTGCCACATGCAATGGAGATTCCCGGGCTGGATTACGTGTATGTAGGTGAAAATGGCAAAATATGCTTAGTGTGTTGGGGGTTTAAATCCGATGAGCCGCAAAGGAGGGATTTCAAGCTGTTTAAAACCCTGCAGGAGGCTCATTCAGAGTCAGCGCTAAAACTTGAGAAAACTGTGCAGCAGCAAAGCGCCGAGAAAACCACCGATGATTCCACAGCACATGATAAACCGGCTTTTGAAAAAGAAAGCAATACCGGCTATAAAGAAACTGATTATGCTCCCCAGCCTCAGCCGTCTCTGCTGCCGCCGCCGCCTTTATATCAGGAGTCAAAAATTCGCAAATACCTGCTCTGGGGCGGTTTAGTATTGATGCTGCTTCTGATTTTGTTTCTGATCTGGTGGTTTTTCCTGCGTATGCCGGAAATAAAATTTGGAATGCGTCCGGCTGACCCTTCAAAAGTGGGAATTGACGCAAATGATCCGTTTAAAAGAAAGATTGTAACCAACAGGTTGACAGTCATGTTAAAGGATGGAGTTATGCCGGAGGAATTTTCAAAGAAATTCTTGAAAAAATACCCTGCAAAAAACTTCCGTTTTATAGGAAAGTTGCCTGATTTTAATTTACTTCAGGCGGAGGTGCTGCAAGATGAGAGAGAGGTCTGGAAAAAAAGGCTGGAGGAATCTCCTGATGTAAAAAGCGTTACGTATGATTATGTAACGGGCTTCAAATATCAACCCAATGATCCGGGCTTTAAGGAAGGACAGGAAAAATCATGGGAATTTGCAGATATCAAAGCATATGAGGCCTGGGATATAACCAAAGGCAGCCAGGGTATTGTTATTGCCATCATAGATGCCGGTTTTGATTTGAAACATACGGAATTTCATGACAAAATCACAAATCCCATAGATTTTATCACAGGAAGCAATGAGATACCTGTGATACGAAACGCAAAGAATGAACCGGAAACACACGGTACTCATGTCAGCGGCATTGCAGGTGCCCTGGCCGACAATGGCGCAGGGGTAAGCGGCATTTGCCCAAACTGTAAACTTATGCCCATAAATATTGCTCAGTCTAACGGGCTCATCAGTTCTGTAGCCATCAAGTACGGCATATACCATGCCATAAAGAAAGGTGTAAGTGTCATAAATATTTCTCTTGGCTCTATTGTTGATGATGCTCTTAAGGGCGGCACAGTTGCGCAAAAAATTGAGACAGCAGTTAAAATCTCACAAACATCCTCATATCAGGGCGAGATGGATATAATGAATTATATCTATAAGTATGCCGCAGAAAAGGGAGTTGTCATTGTTACCGCCGCAGGTAACGACAATATGCCAATTAAAGTAGATACTGGAAAGCAGTCGCCGGATGCAATAGTTGTAACTGCATCAGACCAAAGCGATGTAAAAGCCCCTTTCAGTAATTTTGGTGATTTAAACAGTATAAGCGCCCCGGGGGTTAAAATCTACAACAGTGTTTTAGATAACAAGTATGACGCTTTGAGCGGTACCAGCATGGCCTCTCCAATAGTTGCCGGCGCAGTAGCCCTGATAAAGTCTGTTAATAAAAATCTCACAACAGCACAAATCAGAGAGATTCTGATAAAAACCGGTAAACCTTTAAGCAACTCCGCGGACCCTGAATACGTGGGACCTCTGATACAGTTGGACGCTGCACTAAAAGAAGCCCAACAGCCGGCCTCTAATGATAACTGCCGGGTGGAAACAGAAAAGTTGAAAAAGGAAATAGCTGAACTAAGGGAACAGCTTGATAACTGCAGCAGACAGGGTAAGGTCAAAGATGATACACTTATAATCCCAAAAACTCCGACAAACGATTTTAAATTTGCAGAAGGACACTGGCGGGCAAGTAACGACATAATTAGCTCCATTACCAAAGAACCCGTTGCCCTTCGTTATTACTTTTCACATACTGGATCAGGCACTCTGAATTTAACAGAAGAGAATGGCACAAAATGTGCTGCCAACGTTTCTCTTTCTTTTGAAGGGAATAACTTATTAATCAGTCAATCTGAAAATGCACGTTGTGACAGAGGTAACAGGTTCTATGTACCGGTTAATGTTATTTGCCAATCAACAGACAACCAGTCGGCACAATGTGAAGCTAAAAATGCTGGTGATAAACCATTTTCATTCTCACTTTACAGGGAAAACTGA
- a CDS encoding virulence factor SrfB: protein MQNIITLTGNSGIQFIDLKTTLAENSPHLRTTMEYAEIIDGNLCYLVFPEINDSGRGYKNPDTGESIREDLVETVKASQALKCFEGRWIPLPYYRSNIQGGDSQAGPTNWTRIWFSTSSGKEGEVGYNFVLAFDTKVIDKNTGDDYLCPELTDIESRSIFEVPNDQKLHLAFLNYQWVDEWLLYYFNKKKDNIGFKNKTSQLSHMVLYLVFLRFLKSLDILPKAIMYGAGTFLEVDLVLDLGNSRSCGILIQTERGKPVSFTDSRRLEIRDLSIPDRVYSDPFEMHLEFIPAEFGLTSISKLSNRMDAFEWPSIIRVGNEALRHANINPGAGKNTGMSSPKRYLWDKEKRETPWKFNMPTIEDDDYIGGGITEAFNSDGELKKNNYGLSMAQYSRASMMTFVLTELFLHAISQINSYNFRKHLGNEEIPRKLKRIVLTAPTAMMDKDKKNFRNYAKDALEVLKIHLGNTMIDDDTVIIPDPDDTHTRQQKREWGYDEATCVQLVFLYGEICEKFLKESKLYFDLRGRQRKDSSIKDEKSVTIASIDIGGGTTDVMICSYQMNSAAPSTVIKPEPLFWEGFNFAGDEIVRKIIEKVVLPAIKNYAEQQGCPKTADVMNILFGEDFGGQTIDDRLKRKAFANQVAVPIAHEMIEHTCRRKSSETRTFDSFFINYPMPHQDVIKYVNNAFEKNGNLGFKLENIIWTLNSDEINFVTRQTVQAMLGSLCSVISQFKCDFLLLAGRPTVLPVIKEIILEYLPVTPDRVIQMGNYRVGKWYPFSDISGVINDPKTCVTVGASIALMSGSLNRLDGFRLDTDSLKEKINSTAQFIGTYDVNKGSLVNLLFKDDEDTEAELQFDSQVFLGMKQINSDSWITTPVYKVDYTTQEMARNVRNRLPLKITIGRRPNDREDIYSHPKKIEDKDGNTVAGDFITIKPQTLTNEHGYWLDTGTFVLSRF, encoded by the coding sequence GTGCAAAATATAATAACACTAACAGGCAATTCAGGAATACAGTTTATTGATCTTAAAACAACTCTGGCTGAAAACTCTCCTCACTTAAGAACCACAATGGAATATGCGGAAATCATTGATGGGAATCTTTGCTATCTTGTTTTTCCGGAGATTAATGACAGTGGCAGAGGCTACAAAAATCCTGATACGGGAGAGAGTATCCGGGAAGACCTGGTAGAAACAGTCAAGGCTTCTCAGGCTTTAAAGTGTTTTGAAGGCCGGTGGATTCCCCTTCCATATTACAGAAGCAATATTCAAGGCGGGGACTCCCAGGCAGGGCCTACAAATTGGACAAGAATTTGGTTTTCAACTTCAAGCGGCAAAGAGGGTGAGGTTGGTTATAACTTTGTATTAGCGTTTGATACTAAAGTGATAGATAAAAATACCGGAGACGATTATTTGTGCCCGGAGTTAACCGATATAGAGTCCCGGAGTATCTTTGAAGTGCCTAACGATCAGAAATTGCATTTGGCATTTTTAAATTACCAATGGGTTGATGAGTGGCTGCTGTATTATTTCAATAAAAAGAAAGATAATATAGGTTTTAAAAATAAAACATCCCAGCTGTCACACATGGTGCTGTACCTTGTTTTCTTAAGATTTCTGAAATCGTTGGATATACTTCCTAAAGCCATTATGTACGGAGCCGGTACATTTCTGGAGGTTGACCTTGTCTTGGATTTAGGAAACTCAAGATCATGCGGCATACTCATACAAACCGAGCGTGGCAAGCCGGTATCGTTTACCGACAGCAGGCGGCTTGAAATCAGGGATTTATCTATTCCCGACAGGGTGTATTCCGACCCGTTTGAAATGCATCTTGAGTTTATCCCAGCCGAGTTTGGACTAACCTCTATATCCAAACTATCAAACAGGATGGATGCTTTTGAGTGGCCCTCTATCATAAGGGTAGGCAATGAAGCTCTGCGCCACGCTAATATAAACCCTGGAGCAGGAAAAAACACCGGAATGTCAAGCCCCAAAAGATACCTGTGGGATAAAGAAAAACGAGAAACCCCGTGGAAATTCAATATGCCCACCATAGAGGATGACGATTATATCGGAGGGGGCATAACGGAGGCTTTTAACTCAGACGGTGAGCTGAAAAAGAACAATTACGGCCTGAGCATGGCACAGTACTCAAGAGCCTCTATGATGACTTTTGTCCTGACAGAGCTTTTTCTTCATGCCATATCACAGATAAACAGTTACAATTTTCGCAAACACCTTGGAAATGAAGAGATACCGAGAAAGCTCAAGCGTATTGTTTTAACGGCACCGACAGCCATGATGGATAAAGACAAAAAAAATTTCAGAAACTATGCTAAAGATGCTCTTGAGGTTCTTAAGATTCACCTTGGAAACACTATGATAGACGACGATACAGTTATAATCCCTGACCCCGACGATACCCACACGAGACAGCAGAAAAGAGAATGGGGCTACGATGAAGCAACTTGTGTTCAATTAGTGTTTTTATATGGTGAGATTTGTGAGAAATTCTTAAAAGAATCCAAACTATATTTTGATCTGAGAGGGAGACAGCGTAAGGATTCTTCAATAAAAGATGAAAAGTCAGTAACCATAGCAAGTATAGACATAGGCGGCGGCACTACAGATGTCATGATATGCTCATATCAAATGAACTCAGCTGCACCCTCAACTGTGATAAAACCGGAGCCCTTATTTTGGGAAGGATTTAACTTTGCCGGAGATGAGATTGTCCGTAAGATTATAGAAAAAGTTGTTTTACCTGCAATAAAAAACTATGCAGAACAACAAGGTTGCCCTAAGACTGCGGATGTAATGAATATACTGTTTGGTGAGGACTTTGGGGGGCAGACGATTGATGACAGGTTAAAGCGTAAAGCATTTGCAAACCAGGTGGCAGTACCGATAGCTCATGAAATGATTGAGCATACCTGCAGGCGGAAGAGTTCAGAGACTCGGACTTTCGATTCCTTTTTCATAAATTACCCTATGCCCCATCAAGACGTTATAAAGTACGTAAATAACGCATTTGAAAAAAACGGCAATTTGGGATTCAAACTTGAAAACATAATATGGACACTTAACAGTGATGAAATTAACTTTGTCACCCGCCAAACAGTTCAGGCGATGTTAGGCAGCCTTTGTTCAGTTATTTCTCAGTTTAAATGCGATTTTTTACTCCTTGCAGGCAGGCCGACTGTGCTTCCGGTAATAAAAGAGATTATCCTTGAGTATTTGCCTGTAACCCCCGACAGAGTAATTCAAATGGGAAATTACAGGGTCGGTAAATGGTACCCATTTTCCGACATAAGTGGAGTGATAAACGACCCTAAAACTTGTGTTACAGTTGGTGCTTCAATTGCGCTGATGTCAGGCTCTCTAAACAGACTGGACGGTTTCCGCTTAGACACAGATTCCCTCAAAGAAAAGATCAACTCCACGGCACAGTTTATAGGCACATATGACGTCAATAAGGGTTCGTTAGTTAATCTGCTGTTTAAAGATGACGAGGACACAGAGGCGGAATTGCAGTTTGACTCACAGGTGTTCTTAGGAATGAAACAAATAAACTCCGACAGTTGGATAACAACGCCTGTCTATAAGGTAGATTACACAACTCAGGAAATGGCAAGAAATGTTAGAAACAGATTACCTTTAAAGATAACAATAGGAAGGAGACCAAACGACAGAGAGGATATATATTCGCATCCAAAGAAAATAGAGGATAAAGACGGTAATACCGTAGCCGGTGATTTCATAACGATAAAGCCGCAAACTTTAACCAACGAACACGGCTACTGGCTTGATACCGGTACGTTTGTACTCTCCAGGTTTTAA
- a CDS encoding tetratricopeptide repeat protein yields MRAWQLFLSGLLVLILSASFANSETLQDVVNNANNYYSAGDYVKAISEFKKAVDMLKRGNNMAEAQRNQSNIGFIYLKIEDYENSLRELETALSLHPNPQPQLKVKIIRAIATSHYKAGNYALRIKSLEELLSAMPELDASTKADVLSELADAYRRSEIYTKAIKRYQDALPLTTNDNQKQSLILTAAGLSNAKVGNFKEAKDQIEKSLTISKKLNKPQSLAENYSNLGIIYWDEGQYKKALELISKAIEIELKNNLKNSLSADYNNEGLVYKSAGNYSKALNSFQESIKIAQQIKDLESEAIAWSNFALVKRIDGKYAEAREGYQKALAIYQQVKFTEGEAGCYLGLGRLEESENLNYQKAYEYYQKALTIYRKLGNTVYMAEALNMIGTVLRRGIDPGRTSRDLIFEEQQPTYIKVSTAEATDAALKAYNEALSLVRPIGANEFIWSALCGIGYVLNMQGKKEEAFKNYEEAIAIVMKIQGGDSTLLGSYMKDKADLFNEAIEIAAALYEKTKKQEYLQRQLEYAEIYKNEVMKNAMNSANIHYEDPNKSKLHEDMNKTIAQRDKLDNRQRQLDDAKKQETKSPQEKAEKDQNIENEKKQVAQQKQAADVKFTQQLNEWKSKYKDDAVLFDTAAKLDLNEIQAALDPDEALIEYFPLNDSLNIVCVTKEKISSVSSKIGTKELTDKIQTEITKKIYLFSGKKYIVNIKDYNEFNKTLSFLYDILVKPVELDIASKKKLIIVPNKILSYVPFSALVSGFDKNGEPVSLIKNKSVSYIRLSFLSKAKESRKSAPILASFLKILAIGNPHNTELDLMLASLGGAEKEVDFLVKNGKELHLNPTTFLKDDATKQAWIQSVSKERYDIFYFATHGVPYAKVVSLNYIYEKNKDPMFKNLYTFFNKELTSKSPLNGFLLMSYDAKKKAGGNGLLTLQEILALPESVFSNAKIAVLSACHTAVTVPPGTNEEMIQSFMNSKEVGRELEKAGWSPGVDQISLVDTFMRRNFKYTLGTFWAAEDKPTQYIMNEFFQNLTKETPAEAYRLAQLKYLEDTKTPKLEKHPYYWAVGAVFGR; encoded by the coding sequence ATGAGGGCTTGGCAGTTATTTTTATCGGGTTTACTTGTTTTGATTTTATCAGCATCTTTTGCAAACAGTGAAACACTACAGGATGTTGTCAACAACGCCAACAACTATTACAGCGCAGGGGACTACGTTAAAGCCATTTCGGAATTTAAGAAGGCGGTAGATATGCTTAAAAGAGGCAACAATATGGCGGAGGCACAAAGAAATCAATCCAACATCGGCTTTATTTATTTAAAAATCGAGGATTATGAAAATTCCCTCAGAGAACTTGAAACCGCTCTGAGTCTTCACCCAAACCCACAGCCACAGTTGAAAGTTAAAATAATCAGGGCCATTGCTACATCTCATTATAAAGCAGGTAATTATGCTCTAAGGATAAAATCTCTGGAAGAGCTTTTAAGCGCTATGCCTGAGCTTGACGCATCAACAAAGGCAGATGTATTGTCGGAACTTGCCGATGCTTACAGAAGAAGCGAAATATATACCAAAGCGATTAAGAGATATCAGGATGCTCTGCCGCTTACCACAAATGACAACCAAAAGCAATCTCTTATATTAACGGCGGCAGGGCTTTCCAATGCCAAAGTTGGAAATTTCAAAGAGGCAAAAGACCAAATTGAAAAATCACTAACCATATCAAAAAAACTCAACAAACCGCAGTCGTTAGCGGAAAACTACAGTAACTTAGGTATTATTTACTGGGATGAGGGGCAATATAAAAAGGCCCTTGAGTTAATTTCAAAAGCAATAGAGATTGAGCTGAAAAACAACCTTAAAAACAGCTTAAGCGCAGATTATAACAACGAGGGATTAGTCTATAAAAGTGCCGGCAACTACAGCAAAGCTCTAAATTCGTTTCAGGAGTCAATTAAGATAGCGCAGCAGATAAAGGACCTGGAGTCGGAGGCAATAGCATGGAGCAATTTTGCTTTAGTTAAACGTATAGACGGAAAGTACGCTGAGGCACGTGAGGGTTATCAAAAGGCTTTGGCAATATACCAACAGGTTAAATTTACCGAGGGTGAGGCTGGTTGTTACCTGGGGTTAGGCAGGCTTGAGGAGTCGGAGAATCTGAACTATCAGAAAGCCTATGAGTATTACCAGAAAGCACTTACCATTTATCGCAAACTTGGTAATACCGTCTATATGGCGGAGGCGCTTAACATGATAGGTACGGTTTTAAGAAGAGGCATAGATCCGGGGCGTACAAGCCGTGATTTGATTTTTGAAGAACAACAACCTACATATATAAAGGTTTCCACCGCAGAGGCGACAGATGCCGCCCTGAAGGCTTACAATGAGGCGCTTTCTCTGGTCAGACCTATCGGCGCCAACGAGTTTATCTGGTCGGCTCTGTGCGGCATCGGCTATGTATTAAACATGCAGGGAAAGAAGGAAGAAGCATTTAAGAATTATGAAGAAGCCATAGCCATTGTTATGAAAATTCAGGGCGGCGATTCAACATTGCTTGGCAGTTATATGAAAGACAAGGCAGATCTTTTTAACGAGGCCATAGAAATTGCCGCAGCGCTATACGAAAAAACAAAAAAACAGGAATATCTTCAGCGTCAACTGGAGTATGCTGAAATATATAAAAATGAAGTCATGAAAAATGCCATGAACTCCGCTAATATTCACTACGAGGATCCAAATAAAAGCAAATTGCATGAGGATATGAATAAAACTATCGCTCAGCGGGATAAACTCGACAACCGCCAAAGACAGCTTGATGACGCTAAAAAACAGGAAACTAAATCACCTCAGGAAAAAGCTGAAAAAGATCAAAATATTGAAAATGAGAAAAAACAGGTAGCTCAGCAGAAGCAAGCTGCAGATGTTAAATTCACACAACAGTTAAACGAATGGAAAAGTAAGTACAAAGACGACGCCGTGCTGTTTGATACCGCCGCCAAACTTGACTTAAATGAAATACAGGCCGCCTTAGACCCCGATGAGGCTCTGATTGAGTACTTTCCACTAAACGACTCTCTCAATATTGTCTGTGTCACTAAAGAGAAAATTTCTTCTGTATCTTCTAAAATCGGCACTAAAGAACTTACTGATAAGATACAGACTGAGATCACAAAAAAGATATACTTATTCAGTGGCAAGAAATATATAGTTAACATTAAAGATTACAATGAATTTAACAAGACATTAAGTTTTTTGTACGATATTTTAGTAAAGCCTGTTGAGCTGGATATTGCCTCAAAGAAAAAGTTAATAATAGTGCCAAACAAAATCCTTTCTTATGTTCCATTTTCTGCTCTTGTTTCAGGTTTTGATAAAAACGGAGAACCAGTATCTCTAATTAAAAATAAAAGTGTTTCATATATCAGATTGTCTTTTCTAAGTAAGGCAAAAGAATCTAGAAAAAGCGCTCCAATACTTGCATCTTTTCTTAAGATTCTTGCCATTGGTAATCCACATAATACTGAACTGGATTTAATGCTTGCTAGTCTCGGAGGTGCTGAAAAGGAGGTGGATTTCCTAGTGAAAAATGGGAAAGAACTACATCTTAACCCAACAACATTTCTTAAGGATGATGCAACAAAACAAGCATGGATACAATCTGTCTCAAAAGAAAGATATGATATTTTTTATTTTGCAACTCATGGTGTTCCATATGCAAAAGTTGTATCTCTTAATTATATTTATGAAAAAAATAAAGATCCTATGTTTAAGAATTTATATACATTTTTTAATAAAGAACTTACATCCAAAAGTCCTTTAAACGGCTTTTTGCTTATGAGTTATGACGCAAAGAAAAAAGCCGGCGGTAATGGTTTATTAACCCTTCAGGAAATATTAGCGCTGCCGGAGTCAGTTTTTTCAAATGCAAAAATTGCTGTTCTGTCGGCTTGTCATACTGCAGTAACTGTACCGCCAGGTACTAATGAGGAAATGATCCAGAGTTTTATGAATTCTAAAGAGGTTGGCAGGGAGTTGGAGAAGGCCGGTTGGAGCCCCGGAGTTGATCAGATAAGCCTTGTTGATACGTTTATGAGGAGAAATTTCAAATACACTTTAGGAACATTTTGGGCTGCTGAAGATAAACCTACTCAGTACATAATGAACGAATTTTTCCAGAATCTCACCAAGGAGACGCCTGCCGAGGCTTACAGGCTGGCACAATTAAAGTACCTTGAGGATACTAAGACACCTAAATTAGAGAAACATCCGTACTATTGGGCGGTTGGCGCGGTATTTGGCAGATAA